The Methyloferula stellata AR4 genome includes a window with the following:
- a CDS encoding NADP-dependent oxidoreductase — MFLNKGFVLASRPEGAPRPENFRLVTSEVAEPAGGEVIVRHHYLSLDPYMRGRMNAAKSYAEPQKLDAIMIGGTVGEVVASQNPAFAVGDMVVGMGGWQLYARSTGQGLRKITRPHIPVQAFLGLLGMPGITAWYGINAILAPKPGEVVTVSAATGAVGSVAGQLAKMAGARVIGIAGGEAKCRFAVEVLGYDLCIDHRAPDFEARLAAALPDGVDCVFENVGGKPLALCLERLRDFSRIAICGLVASGYDGATPTPLRDLKIILDRRARIEGFVITDHRALWPQAIDELADYFEDGRLGWTETVEEGLEAAPEAFIGMLQGKNFGKQLVKLI; from the coding sequence ATGTTTCTCAACAAAGGTTTTGTGCTTGCGTCGCGGCCCGAGGGTGCGCCGCGGCCGGAGAATTTCCGGCTTGTCACCTCCGAGGTGGCGGAACCGGCTGGGGGCGAAGTGATCGTGCGACATCATTATCTGTCGCTCGATCCCTATATGCGCGGACGCATGAACGCGGCGAAATCCTACGCCGAGCCGCAGAAGCTCGATGCCATCATGATCGGCGGGACGGTCGGCGAAGTGGTCGCCTCGCAAAATCCTGCCTTCGCCGTCGGCGATATGGTCGTGGGCATGGGCGGCTGGCAGCTTTATGCGCGCTCGACAGGGCAGGGCCTACGCAAAATCACAAGGCCGCATATTCCGGTCCAGGCTTTTCTCGGGCTTCTTGGCATGCCGGGCATCACCGCCTGGTATGGGATCAACGCCATCCTTGCGCCGAAACCGGGCGAGGTGGTCACCGTCTCAGCGGCGACGGGCGCGGTGGGCTCCGTTGCAGGGCAGCTCGCCAAAATGGCTGGCGCGCGCGTCATCGGCATCGCGGGCGGCGAAGCGAAATGCCGTTTTGCTGTGGAGGTGCTGGGCTACGATCTGTGTATCGATCATCGCGCGCCCGATTTCGAGGCGCGGCTCGCTGCGGCTCTGCCAGACGGCGTGGATTGCGTGTTTGAAAATGTCGGCGGCAAGCCTTTGGCGCTGTGTCTCGAACGGCTGCGGGATTTTTCGCGCATCGCGATCTGCGGTCTCGTTGCGTCGGGCTATGACGGCGCGACGCCGACGCCGCTGCGCGATCTCAAGATCATTCTCGACCGGCGTGCCCGCATCGAAGGCTTCGTCATCACCGATCATCGCGCACTCTGGCCGCAGGCGATCGACGAACTCGCCGATTATTTCGAAGACGGCAGGCTCGGATGGACGGAGACCGTTGAGGAGGGTTTGGAAGCCGCGCCCGAAGCTTTCATCGGGATGTTGCAGGGCAAGAATTTCGGCAAGCAGCTCGTGAAGCTGATTTGA
- a CDS encoding bifunctional riboflavin kinase/FAD synthetase, whose translation MSALTGFPTPGTFVVATDPLSPPPGLDGAVVALGNFDGVHRGHKAVIARALAIAHRLQRPCAVLTFEPHPADFFNGAHTIFRLTPQEAKIVTLAALGLDGMIVFTFDAALSGLPAEDFVTDILIRRLAIKAVVAGYDFHFGKGRSGTPAFLKEAGVRHGFEVEIVERITADADGSIEAASSTATRAALEQGDVARARHLLGHPYVIIGTVTEGQKLGRTIGFPTANIVPEPSCRLRHGVYAVRVTVAESIYDGVANYGRRPTVGEGPALLEVFLFDFSGDLYGQTIEVDFIGFIRGEEKFASLEALTAQIGKDAAQAKDLLKQ comes from the coding sequence TTGAGCGCCTTGACCGGTTTTCCCACCCCCGGAACCTTTGTCGTCGCGACGGATCCACTATCGCCGCCGCCGGGGCTCGACGGCGCGGTTGTCGCGCTCGGCAATTTCGATGGCGTGCATCGCGGCCATAAAGCAGTCATCGCGCGCGCTTTGGCCATAGCGCATCGGCTTCAACGCCCCTGCGCGGTTTTAACCTTCGAGCCGCATCCGGCCGATTTCTTCAACGGCGCGCATACGATTTTCCGTCTGACGCCGCAGGAAGCCAAGATCGTGACGCTCGCCGCGCTCGGTCTCGACGGCATGATCGTTTTCACCTTCGACGCGGCTCTGTCCGGCCTCCCGGCCGAGGATTTCGTGACGGATATTTTGATCCGGCGTCTGGCCATCAAGGCGGTTGTGGCGGGCTACGACTTTCATTTCGGCAAGGGCCGGTCGGGAACGCCCGCCTTTCTGAAAGAGGCCGGCGTGCGGCATGGGTTCGAGGTCGAAATCGTCGAGCGCATCACCGCCGATGCGGATGGCTCAATCGAAGCGGCCTCCTCGACGGCGACGCGCGCGGCGCTGGAGCAAGGCGATGTCGCGCGTGCGCGCCATTTGCTCGGACATCCTTACGTGATCATCGGCACGGTCACTGAGGGCCAAAAGCTTGGACGGACCATAGGTTTCCCGACGGCGAATATCGTACCCGAGCCAAGCTGCCGGCTGCGGCACGGCGTCTATGCCGTACGCGTCACGGTGGCTGAGAGCATTTATGATGGCGTCGCCAATTACGGGCGGCGTCCGACCGTCGGCGAAGGCCCGGCGCTTTTGGAAGTCTTTCTGTTCGATTTCTCGGGCGATCTTTATGGCCAGACGATCGAAGTGGATTTCATCGGCTTCATCCGCGGCGAGGAGAAATTCGCCTCGCTCGAGGCTCTGACGGCGCAGATCGGCAAGGACGCAGCGCAGGCGAAGGACTTGCTCAAGCAATAG
- a CDS encoding rubrerythrin family protein: MAELKGSQTEGNLKAAFAGESQANRRYLYFAQKADVEGYNDVAAVFRSTAEGETGHAHGHLEFLEKVGDPATGLPIGPTSSNLGAAVAGETHEYTDMYPGMARTAREEGFGEIADWFETLAKAERSHAGRFQKALDELKVA, encoded by the coding sequence ATGGCTGAGCTCAAAGGTAGCCAAACGGAAGGCAATCTGAAAGCGGCATTTGCTGGCGAATCGCAAGCCAATCGCCGTTATCTGTATTTCGCACAAAAGGCCGATGTCGAAGGCTATAATGATGTTGCGGCTGTTTTCCGTTCGACCGCGGAAGGCGAGACCGGCCACGCCCACGGCCATCTCGAGTTCCTTGAGAAGGTCGGCGATCCGGCCACCGGTCTGCCGATCGGCCCGACCTCGAGCAATCTCGGCGCTGCCGTCGCCGGTGAGACGCACGAATATACCGACATGTATCCTGGCATGGCCCGCACCGCCCGCGAAGAAGGCTTCGGCGAAATCGCCGATTGGTTCGAGACGCTGGCCAAGGCCGAGCGTTCGCATGCCGGCCGCTTCCAGAAGGCTCTCGACGAGCTGAAGGTCGCCTAA
- a CDS encoding heterodisulfide reductase-related iron-sulfur binding cluster, with protein MKEGSLAAPIRHPLDWQNPDFYDEAKLDAEMRRVFDICHTCRRCFNLCDSFPRLFDLIDESKTAELDSVDSKDFKPVVEACTLCDMCFMTKCPYVPPHEWNLDFPHLMLRYRAVEAKKGQIPLTDRELAKTDRNGKIAGFVAPLANWAMDKANQTMRGLLEKFAGLDRDADLPKYAGKSFEARTKENPPVVDPTAPAFGRKAVIYATCFVDYHNPDIGLAAQAVLAKNGVATEVVYPQCCGMPMLEQGLIEEVAKGAKTVAAEMRPWIEKGYDIIALVPSCALMLKFEWPLILPQNEDVKLLSKSTFDLSEYVVDIGRKEGMAPGLQAVDGGISLHMSCHSRAQNMGQKAAEMLRLVPGAAVSVIERCSGHGGSWGYKKENFKTALKVGAPVARQVDENAKTFVSSECPLAGLHIAQGVEKLGGSNPKPTLLAHPIQYIARAYGRNA; from the coding sequence ATGAAGGAAGGCAGCCTCGCTGCGCCGATACGGCATCCGCTCGATTGGCAAAATCCGGATTTTTACGACGAAGCGAAGCTCGACGCCGAGATGCGGCGCGTCTTCGACATTTGTCACACCTGCCGGCGCTGTTTCAATCTTTGCGATTCCTTCCCGCGCCTGTTCGATCTCATCGACGAGTCGAAGACAGCCGAACTCGATTCGGTCGACAGCAAGGATTTCAAGCCGGTCGTCGAGGCTTGCACGCTCTGCGACATGTGCTTCATGACGAAATGCCCCTACGTGCCGCCGCACGAATGGAATCTCGATTTTCCGCATCTGATGCTGCGCTATCGCGCCGTCGAAGCGAAGAAAGGGCAGATCCCGCTCACCGATCGCGAATTGGCCAAGACCGACCGCAACGGCAAGATCGCTGGCTTTGTGGCGCCGCTCGCCAATTGGGCGATGGACAAGGCCAATCAAACCATGCGCGGCCTGCTCGAAAAATTCGCCGGCCTCGATCGCGACGCGGATCTGCCGAAATATGCGGGCAAGAGTTTCGAAGCGCGGACCAAAGAGAATCCTCCCGTCGTTGACCCTACGGCGCCGGCCTTCGGCCGCAAGGCTGTCATCTATGCGACCTGCTTCGTCGATTATCATAATCCCGATATCGGTCTCGCGGCGCAGGCCGTGCTCGCTAAAAACGGCGTCGCGACCGAGGTAGTCTATCCGCAGTGTTGCGGCATGCCGATGCTGGAACAAGGCCTGATCGAAGAGGTCGCCAAAGGCGCGAAGACCGTTGCCGCCGAGATGCGGCCCTGGATCGAAAAGGGCTATGACATTATCGCGCTTGTACCATCCTGCGCCTTGATGCTGAAATTCGAATGGCCTTTGATCCTGCCGCAAAACGAGGATGTGAAGCTTCTGTCGAAATCAACGTTCGACTTGAGCGAATATGTCGTCGACATCGGCAGGAAAGAAGGAATGGCGCCCGGCCTGCAGGCGGTCGACGGCGGCATTTCGCTTCATATGTCCTGCCATTCGCGGGCTCAGAACATGGGGCAGAAGGCGGCTGAAATGCTGCGCCTCGTGCCCGGCGCCGCGGTCTCGGTGATCGAGCGCTGCTCGGGCCATGGCGGGTCCTGGGGCTATAAGAAGGAAAATTTCAAGACGGCGCTGAAGGTCGGCGCGCCGGTGGCGCGTCAGGTCGATGAAAACGCGAAAACCTTCGTCAGCTCAGAATGTCCGCTCGCGGGGCTTCATATCGCGCAAGGCGTGGAGAAACTCGGCGGCTCTAATCCAAAGCCGACACTGCTTGCGCATCCGATCCAATACATCGCACGCGCCTATGGAAGGAACGCGTAG
- a CDS encoding DUF3501 family protein, whose product MGSKHALTAEDILPIPEYGKIRDESRRKISERKRDRRIEVGPYVTFYFENYDTMWMQVHEMVYIEKGGPEQIKDELAAYNPLIPKGQELVATFMIEINDPDRRARALATLGGIENTAFITIGPDRIAAVAEVDQDRTREDGKASSVQFVHFPFTPALIAAFRTPGAQVILGLGHPNYSHMAVLPENVRTELAGDFD is encoded by the coding sequence ATGGGATCGAAACATGCACTGACGGCCGAAGATATTCTGCCGATTCCGGAATATGGGAAGATCCGCGACGAAAGCCGCCGCAAAATCTCCGAACGCAAGCGCGACCGGCGCATCGAGGTCGGGCCCTATGTCACCTTCTATTTCGAGAATTACGACACGATGTGGATGCAGGTCCACGAGATGGTCTATATCGAAAAGGGCGGCCCCGAGCAGATCAAGGACGAGCTTGCCGCCTATAATCCGTTGATCCCCAAAGGTCAGGAATTGGTCGCGACCTTCATGATCGAGATCAATGATCCGGATCGCCGCGCGCGTGCGTTGGCGACACTCGGCGGAATCGAGAACACGGCCTTTATCACGATCGGTCCGGATCGGATCGCGGCTGTCGCCGAAGTCGATCAGGATCGCACGCGGGAAGACGGCAAGGCCTCTTCCGTCCAATTCGTGCATTTTCCCTTCACGCCGGCGCTGATCGCGGCTTTCCGCACACCGGGCGCACAGGTGATCTTGGGGCTCGGGCATCCCAATTACAGCCATATGGCGGTCCTGCCCGAAAATGTGCGGACCGAGCTGGCTGGTGATTTCGATTGA
- a CDS encoding GNAT family N-acetyltransferase — MERTDLSTPFGLPRAPDASLESGLAQNTLPNVLERLGPFELRLSSSEKELKKIQGLRFKVFYKEGHAIADRLSAILRRDICPFDSVCDHLYVVDTEAKTRHGSKKAKVVGTYRLLRGDIAARHSGFYSQSEFDLAPIIARHPETRLLELGRSCVHSDYRAKRVIELLWRGLWLYAKHHRIDVMIGCASLPTMDAELASGPLATLQRHASLPADWQVTPLAGREANISSLDDAAQDDRLMLANLPPLLKAYLRAGARFSSGAVLDRQFGTIDVFAVMPMSEIDKRYLAHFGADCGLASGEVA, encoded by the coding sequence ATGGAACGCACAGATCTTAGCACGCCGTTCGGCCTTCCTCGCGCGCCAGACGCTTCCCTCGAATCAGGCCTCGCCCAAAACACATTACCCAATGTCCTAGAGCGGCTTGGTCCTTTCGAGCTGCGGCTCTCTTCTAGCGAGAAAGAGCTGAAGAAGATTCAGGGACTGCGCTTCAAAGTCTTCTATAAGGAAGGCCATGCGATCGCAGATCGGCTTTCGGCCATTCTGCGGCGCGACATTTGTCCCTTCGACTCCGTTTGCGACCATCTTTATGTCGTCGATACCGAAGCCAAGACCAGGCATGGATCGAAAAAGGCGAAAGTGGTCGGCACCTACCGGCTGCTGCGCGGCGACATCGCGGCGCGCCACAGCGGCTTCTACAGCCAAAGCGAATTCGATCTTGCTCCGATCATCGCGCGGCATCCCGAAACGCGCCTGCTCGAACTCGGCCGCTCCTGCGTTCATTCGGATTACCGGGCAAAGCGCGTCATCGAACTTTTGTGGCGCGGGCTTTGGCTTTACGCGAAGCATCACCGCATCGACGTGATGATCGGCTGCGCGAGTCTGCCGACCATGGATGCGGAGCTAGCCTCTGGACCGCTCGCCACCCTGCAGCGTCACGCCAGCCTGCCCGCCGATTGGCAGGTTACGCCGCTGGCCGGCCGCGAAGCCAATATTTCGTCGCTCGATGATGCCGCTCAGGACGATCGATTGATGCTCGCCAACCTGCCGCCGCTGCTCAAGGCCTATCTCCGCGCCGGGGCGCGGTTCAGCAGCGGCGCCGTGCTCGACCGGCAATTCGGGACGATCGATGTTTTCGCGGTCATGCCGATGAGCGAGATCGACAAACGCTATTTGGCGCATTTCGGCGCAGACTGCGGGCTCGCCAGCGGCGAGGTGGCTTAA
- a CDS encoding lysophospholipid acyltransferase family protein, with the protein MAYLRAGFIVATLLFFFVVVTPFQIIAVRLNLPVAALGQLALCRALLFLLRVETDCIGEPSRERPRLILANHVSWIDILVFGAVEPVCFLAKREVSTWPIIASFAKAQRTVFVDRKRRRSIPGANRAMAERMSEKRSVILFPEATTCDGVALGKFHSSHVAAARDLLACDPGTDSVFIQPTAIFYSSPHAVWTGDATLLPHLWEILRGAPLRVNVVFGKPLAYERGSDRKSLCLAAKAAIADLLQAHRSEAGHAPASVQASLFEMRHAG; encoded by the coding sequence ATGGCCTATCTTCGTGCCGGCTTCATTGTGGCGACCCTGCTGTTCTTTTTCGTCGTCGTCACGCCGTTCCAGATCATCGCAGTCCGCCTCAACCTGCCAGTCGCGGCGCTCGGGCAGTTGGCGCTCTGCAGGGCGTTGCTGTTCCTACTGCGGGTCGAGACCGACTGCATCGGTGAGCCGTCGCGAGAGCGGCCGCGTCTGATCCTTGCCAATCATGTGTCATGGATCGATATTCTCGTCTTCGGTGCCGTCGAGCCCGTGTGTTTCCTGGCCAAGCGCGAAGTCTCGACCTGGCCGATCATTGCTTCCTTTGCGAAAGCGCAGCGCACCGTCTTTGTCGATCGCAAGCGCCGCCGCAGCATCCCGGGCGCCAATCGTGCGATGGCGGAGCGGATGAGTGAGAAACGCAGCGTGATTCTGTTTCCCGAAGCCACGACCTGCGATGGCGTTGCGCTCGGCAAATTTCATTCCTCGCATGTCGCCGCCGCGCGGGACCTGCTTGCCTGCGATCCCGGCACCGATAGCGTTTTCATCCAGCCCACGGCGATTTTTTATTCCTCGCCGCACGCTGTCTGGACCGGCGATGCGACTCTGCTGCCGCATCTTTGGGAGATCCTGCGCGGCGCGCCTTTGCGCGTGAATGTCGTCTTCGGCAAGCCGCTCGCCTATGAGCGCGGCAGCGACCGCAAGAGCCTGTGTCTGGCGGCGAAGGCGGCGATCGCCGATCTTTTGCAGGCGCATCGGAGCGAAGCCGGTCATGCGCCAGCGTCCGTGCAGGCGTCTCTGTTCGAAATGAGACACGCGGGTTAA
- a CDS encoding nucleoside 2-deoxyribosyltransferase yields the protein MAQRPKLYLAGPDVFLPNAAEIGQRKKDLCESFGFEGLYPLDNEAMQGFSEERRDAFIYRANVGMIHDADAGIVNLTPFRGVSADVGTAFELGLLTGLNRPVFAYSNDAETLLERTKRNGMATYDSATSSWRDPHGLLIEDFGNADTLMLTEALTAQGGVLIRIDAQGRLDEFAGFIACLEEAQKYFSG from the coding sequence ATGGCCCAAAGACCGAAACTTTACCTTGCAGGTCCCGACGTGTTTCTGCCCAACGCGGCCGAAATCGGCCAGCGTAAAAAGGACCTCTGCGAAAGCTTCGGCTTCGAAGGTCTCTATCCGCTCGACAATGAAGCGATGCAGGGATTCTCGGAAGAACGCCGCGATGCTTTCATTTATCGCGCGAATGTCGGCATGATCCATGATGCCGACGCGGGCATCGTGAACCTGACGCCGTTTCGCGGCGTCTCCGCTGACGTGGGCACGGCCTTCGAGCTTGGTCTGCTCACTGGGCTTAACCGACCTGTCTTCGCCTATAGCAATGATGCCGAAACTTTACTCGAACGCACGAAGCGCAACGGCATGGCCACATATGATTCCGCGACATCGTCATGGCGCGATCCGCATGGCCTGCTGATCGAAGATTTCGGCAATGCCGATACTTTGATGCTGACGGAAGCCTTGACGGCGCAAGGCGGTGTGCTCATCCGCATCGACGCGCAAGGCCGCCTCGACGAGTTTGCCGGGTTTATTGCCTGTCTCGAAGAAGCGCAGAAATATTTCTCAGGCTAA
- a CDS encoding outer membrane beta-barrel protein, translated as MKKIFLGGLSAIALLANGAGHAADLGVAVTPAPIFAAGTPADDNFFARLYHAYDVEWGLATAPVDPKAPPAPPSRRDYWPVTPETTPPMPFTEWPYGGTTSLGVSRPNSVDSPLMTALGPTAVGNWLSDQHIQIYGWADVGGNASSNTRRPGGNAPAGYDYTPNTVTLDQFVVYVERVPDTVQKDHIDWGFRVSGLYGENYRYTTAYGAWSYQLLTHNRVYGYDAPMVYGELFIPQLAEGLIIRAGRYISLPDIEAQLAPNNYMYTHSFAYNFDNYTNTGVQATLAATKNLFLQLGVSVGSDTMPWNAGKRLVNPDPNPLFPGTSYLKDPGAIPSVTGCIRYQTDAGNDNVYLCADAENSGTWGYNNLQWYGLTYYHKFDEHWHISFETYELGQHNVPNLNNPIAAAAVANGGTPFSTGSAFNGINFNAPNAAQCKNTVTLTCTTRTYTFLTYLNYSPEPLDNISLRAEFYNDLEGQRTGIATSYFETGLGWQHWFSPQVEIRPEVVYYRSFEAPAFNGNSAAGIAPNRSWAVVTSGDLIWHF; from the coding sequence GTGAAGAAGATATTTTTAGGGGGCCTGAGCGCCATAGCGTTACTCGCAAATGGGGCGGGTCACGCAGCCGATCTCGGCGTCGCGGTGACACCCGCGCCGATCTTTGCAGCAGGTACACCTGCCGACGATAACTTCTTCGCACGGCTTTATCATGCTTATGACGTTGAATGGGGATTGGCCACGGCGCCGGTTGATCCGAAGGCGCCACCAGCCCCGCCGTCCCGGCGCGACTATTGGCCTGTGACTCCAGAGACGACGCCTCCGATGCCCTTCACCGAATGGCCTTACGGTGGTACCACTTCGCTCGGCGTGTCGCGGCCAAATTCGGTCGACAGTCCATTAATGACCGCCCTCGGTCCGACCGCGGTGGGCAACTGGCTGAGCGACCAGCACATCCAGATCTATGGTTGGGCGGATGTCGGTGGCAATGCCAGCTCCAATACGAGACGACCTGGCGGCAATGCACCTGCCGGCTATGACTATACGCCGAACACCGTGACGCTCGATCAGTTTGTAGTCTATGTCGAACGTGTGCCCGATACGGTACAAAAGGACCACATCGATTGGGGCTTTCGAGTTTCCGGACTTTACGGCGAAAATTATCGGTACACGACCGCCTATGGTGCTTGGAGCTATCAGCTGCTGACGCACAATCGCGTCTATGGATATGACGCGCCGATGGTCTATGGCGAACTCTTCATTCCGCAACTTGCAGAAGGGCTGATTATTCGGGCAGGTCGCTACATCTCTCTGCCCGACATCGAGGCGCAGCTTGCGCCCAACAATTATATGTACACGCACTCGTTCGCCTATAATTTCGACAATTACACCAACACAGGTGTCCAAGCCACGCTTGCGGCCACGAAAAATCTGTTTCTGCAATTGGGTGTGTCGGTCGGCAGCGATACGATGCCGTGGAATGCCGGCAAGAGGCTTGTCAATCCGGACCCGAACCCGCTTTTCCCGGGCACGAGTTATCTCAAAGACCCAGGCGCCATTCCCTCCGTCACCGGGTGTATCCGCTATCAAACCGACGCGGGCAATGACAACGTCTATCTCTGTGCCGATGCGGAGAACAGCGGCACATGGGGTTACAACAACCTGCAATGGTATGGCCTGACCTATTATCACAAGTTCGATGAGCATTGGCACATATCCTTCGAAACTTATGAGCTCGGCCAACACAACGTCCCCAATTTGAACAACCCGATCGCGGCCGCGGCTGTCGCTAACGGCGGCACTCCGTTCTCAACAGGATCGGCGTTCAATGGAATCAACTTCAATGCACCGAATGCGGCCCAGTGCAAAAACACCGTGACGCTGACATGCACGACACGCACCTACACGTTCCTGACTTACTTGAACTATAGCCCGGAGCCGTTGGACAATATCTCGCTGCGCGCCGAGTTCTATAATGACCTGGAGGGTCAACGCACGGGTATCGCCACAAGCTACTTCGAAACCGGGCTCGGCTGGCAGCATTGGTTCTCGCCACAAGTCGAAATCCGGCCTGAGGTAGTTTATTATAGGTCGTTCGAAGCTCCGGCCTTTAACGGCAATTCCGCCGCGGGCATCGCGCCCAATCGGAGCTGGGCGGTCGTCACTTCAGGCGATTTGATCTGGCATTTCTGA
- a CDS encoding outer membrane beta-barrel protein, whose translation MGKQCPTAAVALALLLVVFSRQAFADDLDQPLPPVPPVATDESNFFSRLYHAYADEWGPPKPADPNAPASRRPSPFPPSPVDTPPYPFTEWPFGGATTIGASLPNSIDAPLQKAVGTGNPLGKTLDDAHIQIYGWVNPGGNFSTASGYAGNAPAQYMFTPNIVQLDQAVLFIERVPDTVQKDHIDWGFRVSGLYGENYRYATALGLFSNQLLYHNHFAGFDMPMVYGELYIPNVAEGLLFRLGRYPGVPDIESQIAPYNYMYSHSLSYVDAATNTGLIGTLKLTKNWMLQLGVTAGSDTMPWNAKQISLVNPVTGGPGYSGKRDPGVQPSLTACAQYQTDSAYDAIYLCANGINSGNWGYNNLQWYGGTYYHKFDDKWHIAVESYYMYQKGVLDVSQGYGSTAFAYMVNPPLEAHCPIGQVQCTAKEWSILAYLNYKITPMDNFTWRAEFFNDENGQRTGTATRYTNVAFGLQHWFSPSVEIRPEIAWYHSLDNPAFDHGTQHFLTVVSSDLIWHF comes from the coding sequence ATGGGAAAACAGTGTCCCACGGCTGCAGTTGCTCTTGCTCTCTTGCTCGTCGTGTTTTCGCGACAGGCTTTTGCGGACGATCTCGACCAGCCTTTGCCGCCGGTGCCCCCCGTGGCCACCGATGAGTCGAACTTCTTTTCGCGGCTCTATCACGCCTATGCGGATGAATGGGGTCCGCCCAAACCGGCCGACCCGAATGCACCGGCCTCGCGGCGGCCCTCGCCCTTTCCGCCTTCGCCCGTGGATACGCCGCCCTATCCGTTCACCGAATGGCCTTTCGGCGGCGCGACGACGATCGGCGCGTCGCTGCCGAACTCGATCGATGCGCCTTTGCAGAAGGCGGTCGGCACCGGTAATCCGCTCGGCAAGACATTGGACGACGCGCATATCCAGATCTATGGCTGGGTCAATCCCGGCGGCAATTTCAGCACGGCTTCGGGCTATGCCGGCAATGCGCCGGCCCAATATATGTTCACGCCCAATATCGTTCAGCTCGATCAGGCCGTACTCTTTATAGAGCGTGTGCCCGATACGGTGCAGAAGGATCATATCGATTGGGGATTTAGAGTCAGCGGACTCTATGGAGAAAACTATCGCTATGCGACGGCCTTGGGGCTGTTCAGTAACCAGCTCCTCTATCACAATCATTTCGCCGGCTTCGACATGCCGATGGTCTATGGCGAACTCTATATTCCCAATGTCGCCGAAGGTCTTTTGTTCAGGCTCGGCCGCTATCCCGGCGTCCCCGACATCGAATCCCAGATCGCGCCTTATAATTACATGTATTCGCATTCGCTAAGCTACGTCGACGCGGCGACGAACACGGGCCTTATCGGAACGTTGAAACTGACCAAGAATTGGATGCTGCAATTGGGCGTCACCGCCGGCTCGGACACGATGCCGTGGAATGCGAAACAAATCTCACTCGTCAACCCGGTGACCGGTGGCCCAGGCTATAGTGGGAAGCGCGATCCCGGCGTTCAGCCTTCGCTGACGGCCTGCGCCCAATATCAGACCGACAGCGCCTATGATGCCATCTATCTCTGCGCCAATGGCATCAATAGCGGCAATTGGGGTTACAATAATCTGCAATGGTATGGCGGCACTTATTATCACAAGTTCGACGACAAGTGGCACATCGCAGTTGAATCCTATTACATGTACCAAAAGGGCGTGCTCGACGTCTCGCAAGGTTACGGCAGCACGGCTTTTGCCTATATGGTCAATCCACCATTGGAAGCGCATTGTCCGATCGGGCAGGTGCAATGCACGGCCAAGGAATGGTCGATCCTCGCCTATCTGAATTACAAAATCACGCCGATGGATAATTTTACCTGGCGCGCCGAATTCTTCAATGATGAGAACGGCCAGCGCACCGGCACGGCCACGCGCTACACCAATGTTGCTTTCGGCTTGCAGCATTGGTTTTCACCAAGCGTTGAAATCCGCCCGGAAATCGCCTGGTATCATTCGCTTGACAATCCGGCCTTCGACCACGGAACACAGCATTTCCTGACCGTCGTTTCGAGCGATCTGATCTGGCACTTTTGA
- the kdpF gene encoding K(+)-transporting ATPase subunit F, giving the protein MIIDYILSGVVALGVFFYLVFALLRPERF; this is encoded by the coding sequence ATGATCATCGATTACATCTTGAGTGGCGTCGTCGCGCTCGGCGTCTTTTTCTATCTCGTCTTCGCACTTCTGCGCCCTGAGCGCTTTTAA